Proteins from one Rosa chinensis cultivar Old Blush chromosome 7, RchiOBHm-V2, whole genome shotgun sequence genomic window:
- the LOC112180452 gene encoding short-chain dehydrogenase TIC 32, chloroplastic, translating into MGILFSKKGPSGFSAFSTAEEVTHGIDGTGLTAVVTGASSGIGVVTAHVLALRGVHVVMAVRNIDAGNNVKEAILKDIPTAKIDIMELDLSSLASVTKFAADYNSKGLPLNILINNAGVMATPFKLSQDNIELQFATNHLGHFLLTNLLLETMKHTSRESRIEGRVVNVASLGHKFGYPEGIVFDEINDESRYNKYRAYNQSKLANILHANELARRLKEEGVEITANSLHPGDIYTNLLRNVHSFFQCFFKTLSLLGIFMSKTVEQGAATTCFVSLHPQVKGVSGEYFSGCNITKPSSQAKDGDVTKKLWEFSLSLTDRKGGTHILGVTPSTGQRSKRRIRTITLPNRALMQKMQIRYQTGILARVWPIPSTRGFSPHPNSQKIDADFLDCML; encoded by the exons ATGGGGATATTATTTAGCAAGAAAGGACCATCTGGATTTTCTGCTTTTTCGACAGCAGAGGAGGTTACTCATGGGATTGATGGAACTGGTCTTACTGCCGTAGTCACAG GAGCTTCAAGTGGTATTGGCGTAGTGACAGCACATGTCCTTGCTTTGCGTGGTGTCCATGTAGTAATGGCAGTCAGGAACATTGATGCTGGGAATAATGTTAAAGAAGCAATACTTAAGGACATTCCCACTGCTAAAATTGATATCATGGAATTAGACCTCAGCTCTTTAGCATCTGTAACAAAATTTGCAGCGGACTATAATTCTAAAGGCCTTCCACTGAACATCCTTAT TAACAATGCAGGGGTTATGGCAACTCCATTCAAGCTTTCTCAAGATAACATAGAACTTCAGTTTGCTACGAACCATTTAG GTCATTTTCTCCTCACAAATCTTCTCTTGGAGACAATGAAACACACATCGCGAGAGAGCagaatagaaggaagagttgtTAATGTAGCATCTTTAGGCCATAAATTTGGGTATCCGGAAGGAATTGTTTTCGATGAAATCAATGATGAATCAAG GTACAACAAATATCGTGCATATAACCAATCCAAGCTTGCTAACATATTACATGCTAATGAGCTTGCAAGGCGTTTAAAG GAAGAAGGTGTGGAGATAACTGCTAATTCTCTTCATCCCGGAGATATTTACACAAATCTTTTACGCAATGTTCATAGCTTTTTTCAAT GTTTTTTTAAGACGCTGTCCCTGCTGGGTATATTTATGTCAAAAACCGTTGAGCAG GGAGCGGCGACAACATGCTTTGTGTCACTTCATCCACAAGTAAAGGGAGTAAGCGGGGAATACTTTTCAGGGTGCAACATCACCAAACCGAGCTCTCAGGCAAAAGATGGAGATGTGACCAAGAAACTCTGGGAATTTAGCTTGAGTTTGACCGATCGAAA GGGCGGCACCCACATTCTTGGTGTCACTCCATCCACAGGTCAAAGGAGTAAGCGCCGAATAAGGACTATAACATTGCCAAATCGAGCTCTCATGCAAAAGATGCAGATTCGCTACCAGACTGGGATTTTAGCTCGAGTTTGGCCAATCCCTAGTACTAGAGG
- the LOC121050608 gene encoding uncharacterized protein LOC121050608 yields MDKSWMKADRRSLQFQLGLEEFLKFASDNARDINKICCPCLKCHNTDFGGIGLIKDHIFFNGIDVSYKHRKWHGEPSASALHALRGDSETVEMNPDLGIQAEAVGLEGSEDEEISEDSNEFMQFVEDGDKPLYPGCTKTTKLNGLIQTFNLKAKHGMTDACYSDMLIMIGLLLPEGNDLPGSTYEAKRTLSALGMGYEKIHACPNDCILYRLHHADAISCPTCGESRWKLGKDKSEKEGVPGKVLWYFPPIPRFKRMFQSTVSAKELTWHANDRKKDGMMRHPADSPTWKMIDTKWPDFGLESRNLRLALSSDGFNPHSSLSSKYSCWPVILITYNLPPWLCMKRKYMMLTMLISGPKQPGNDIDVYLQPLVDDLKVLWDGVERVYDAVRGEYFKLKAILLWTINDFPAYGNLSGSIVKGYNACLICVDQTRPYRLKHSKKMAFMRHRRWLPRHHPYRKQAASFDNTIEEGEAPTPLTTSTAASPKKGRTTKKAASPQKGRTTKKATSPKKSRTSMTITAKSNGVVSSTKSTNKSVSSKTKKSEEDDDENRTGGLKLLKRGMVTMSRITNRLIRGKRLTVKFNEKGEPVGKAAKEMQSYIGVLARTKIPISINDWREVDLDEKEKIWESIKDAFVVPKELKKMVISSAATKWREFKSKLTNMYIIPYMDEPELLENPPDDYRSITKDTWHQFVADRLSATFQEIREAQIAKRKENKYPHRMSRKGYANLMEELSESVPLQELDRATMWIKARQDRNGNFKQPEVEKKAEKIEHLRKREAEGEIATSGSDDVLTLALGNPEHRGRVRGVGGNVKPDLYFNLPKRQKMTFEQRTRLSLKKILEEEKEVLLAKERTAWEEERDTKLAEERAYWTERIAKLEAKVDGKELPVESPKPVTAVNELGSGQGSCSRHGEKAAEKAAHDNIEAEVKGVKKKLVLRDEVSIEVEEEIVQPSDERVRLNPILEEEVREDVIVLEAPVHGEEEQLGETKYKLAIDTVENIVAIGTVISIDLETKQQTIHGVPLGEENLRVSITETVVPEALLPFPIKDEIVKVKDAIGTCVAWPRNLVIAPAPGGKKKPKRKIPNRPQKDMFDDKEDLQILPSNLPAPLKDLCIWANIGLRNGATIHATFGPELFGHPHKAFVFRKDIYAMTHLLEISGSCIVFYMSYLQGVLKKAKMNDMVAFVDPAHTGASGCGNPTERARLVSNRFINGKSGQIYLVPYNSGGHWTLSAVNPAEETIHFMDPLKRRLIAGEWKTILDNSIKIYNAQKNKKGKKTIQWKNLAGIPEQKDSKTCGYWIMRYMKEIVEDKNLEFAAKWERRTNLVYTEKDIDQVRAEWAKHVIMFPDM; encoded by the exons ATGGATAAGTCATGGATGAAGGCTGATAGAAGATCACTACAGTTTCAGTTAGGACTTGAAGAATTTCTGAAATTTGCATCGGATAATGCAAGGGACATAAATAAAATATGTTGCCCTTGCTTGAAGTGCCATAACACTGATTTTGGTGGTATAGGGCTGATTAAGGACCATATATTTTTTAACGGTATTGATGTTAGTTATAAGCATCGGAAGTGGCATGGAGAACCATCTGCTTCTGCCTTGCATGCTCTTAGAGGGGATTCTGAAACAGTCGAAATGAATCCTGATTTAGGCATACAAGCAGAAGCTGTAGGGTTAGAGGGTAGTGAGGATGAGGAGATTTCGGAAGACTCGAACGAGTTTATGCAGTTTGTAGAAGATGGAGATAAGCCTCTATATCCTGGTTGTACCAAGACAACCAAGTTGAATGGTTTGATACAAACATTCAATCTGAAAGCAAAGCACGGCATGACTGATGCGTGCTATTCAGATATGTTAATTATGATTGGCCTCTTGCTTCCAGAAGGAAATGACTTACCAGGGTCTACTTATGAGGCTAAAAGAACACTTTCCGCATTGGGGATGGGGTATGAAAAGATTCATGCTTGTCCAAATGACTGCATCTTGTACAGATTGCACCATGCTGATGCGATCAGTTGTCCAACTTGTGGTGAATCAAGGTGGAAACTTGGAAAGGACAAATCTGAGAAAGAAGGGGTTCCGGGGAAGGTATTGTGGTACTTCCCTCCGATCCCAAGGTTCAAACGGATGTTCCAATCGACAGTGTCAGCTAAGGAGCTAACTTGGCATGCCAATGATCGAAAGAAAGATGGAATGATGAGGCATCCAGCCGATTCCCCAACTTGGAAAATGATTGACACAAAATGGCCAGACTTTGGTCTAGAAAGTAGGAACCTTAGATTAGCGCTTTCATCAGACGGGTTTAATCCACATAGTTCTCTAAGTAGCAAATACTCATGTTGGCCTGTTATACTTATCACCTATAACCTTCCTCCATGGTTATGCATGAAGAGGAAGTACATGATGTTGACTATGTTAATTTCTGGACCCAAACAACCCGGAAATGACATTGACGTCTATCTACAGCCATTAGTGGATGATTTGAAAGTGTTGTGGGATGGGGTTGAGAGAGTATATGATGCTGTAAGAGGAGAGTATTTTAAACTGAAGGCGATACTATTATGGACAATTAACGATTTTCCCGCGTATGGGAATTTATCGGGAAGCATTGTGAAAGGATACAATGCTTGTCTAATATGTGTTGATCAGACAAGACCCTATAGGTTGAAGCACTCTAAAAAAATGGCATTCATGAGGCATCGACGATGGCTGCCACGACATCATCCTTATAGAAAGCAAGCTGCTTCCTTCGACAACACCATAGAGGAGGGTGAAGCTCCTACACCATTAACTACATCAACAGCTGCCTCTCCCAAGAAGGGTCGAACTACCAAAAAGGCTGCCTCTCCCCAGAAGGGTCGGACTACCAAAAAGGCTACCTCCCCCAAGAAGTCTCGGACTAGCATGACTATAACTGCTAAGTCCAACGGGGTTGTGTCATCAACCAAGTCAACGAACAAGTCTGTTTCCAGTAAGACTAAGAAGTctgaggaggatgatgatgaaaacaGAACTGGTGGATTGAAGTTGCTGAAGCGAGGAATGGTTACGATGAGCCGCATTACAAACAGGCTTATCCGAGGAAAGAGGCTCACTGTGAAGTTTAATGAAAAAGGAGAACCTGTTGGTAAGGCTGCAAAAGAAATGCAGTCTTACATTGGGGTGTTGGCACGTACGAAGATCCCTATCTCAATAAATGATTGGAGAGAAGTGGATCTagatgaaaaggaaaagatatgGGAATCTATAAAG GATGCATTTGTGGTGCCTAAAGAGCTTAAAAAAATGGTGATTTCATCTGCTGCAACTAAATGGAGAGAGTTCAAGAGCAAGTTAACAAACATGTACATCATCCCTTATATGGATGAACCAGAACTGTTAGAAAATCCTCCAGATGATTACCGAAGCATAACGAAAGATACTTGGCACCAGTTTGTTGCTGATAGGCTTTCAGCTACCTTCCAG GAAATACGTGAAGCCCAAATTGCAAAGCGAAAGGAGAATAAATATCCTCATCGTATGTCACGCAAAGGTTATGCAAATTTAATGGAAGAACTG TCTGAAAGTGTCCCTTTACAAGAACTTGATAGAGCAACAATGTGGATTAAGGCTCGGCAAGATAGGAATGGCAACTTCAAACAACCTGAGGTAGAGAAGAAAGCcgaaaaaatt GAACATTTAAGGAAAAGGGAGGCTGAAGGGGAAATTGCCACATCTGGGTCTGATGATGTGCTCACTCTTGCATTGGGGAATCCGGAGCATAGAGGTAGGGTTAGAGGTGTTGGTGGCAATGTCAAGCCCGATTTATATTTCAACTTGCCAAAACGGCAAAAGATGACTTTTGAACAGAGGACTAGGTTATCGCTGAAGAAGATActagaggaggagaaggaagttTTGTTAGCTAAGGAAAGAACTGCATGGGAGGAGGAGAGGGATACAAAACTTGCTGAGGAGAGAGCTTATTGGACTGAGAGGATTGCAAAGCTAGAAGCGAAGGTCGATGGGAAGGAGCTGCCTGTTGAGTCCCCCAAACCTGTCACAGCAGTTAATGAGCTTGGTTCAGGACAAGGGAGTTGTTCTCGCCATGGGGAGAAGGCTGCGGAGAAGGCTGCACATGATAATATTGAAGCTGAGGTGAAGggtgtgaagaagaagttggttttaAGAGATGAAGTGAGCATCGAGGTTGAAGAGGAAATTGTGCAGCCCAGTGATGAGAGGGTACGGTTAAACCCGATATTAGAAGAGGAGGTTAGAGAAGATGTCATTGTACTAGAGGCACCAGTACATGGTGAAGAG GAACAATTAGGTGAGACCAAGTATAAACTGGCCATTGACACGGTGGAAAACATTGTGGCTATTGGAACTGTCATCAGTATCGACCTTGAGACCAAACAGCAAACAATCCATGGTGTTCCACTTGGAGAGGAGAATTTGCGTGTCTCTATCACAGAAACTGTTGTTCCTGAAGCTTTGCTGCCATTTCCCATAAAAGATGAGATAGTGAAGGTCAAGGATGCCATTGGGACTTGTGTCGCTTGGCCGAGGAACCTTGTTATTGCCCCTGCACCTGGTGGGAAG AAAAAACCAAAGCGTAAAATTCCTAATAGGCCACAGAAAGATATGTTTGATGATAAGGAAGACTTGCAAATCCTGCCATCGAATCTCCCTGCACCTTTAAAGGACTTATGCATTTGGGCAAACATTGGATTGCGGAATGGGGCAACCATCCACGCCACTTTTGGACCAGAACTTTTTGGTCATCCACATAAAGCCTTTGTCTTTAGAAAGGACATCTATGCTATGACACACTTATTGGAAATTTCAGGCAGCTGCATTGTTTTTTACATGAG CTACCTTCAAGGTGTGTTGAAGAAGGCTAAGATGAATGACATGGTCGCTTTTGTCGACCCTGCTCACACGGGTGCAAGTGGTTGTGGAAATCCAACCGAACGAGCTCGCTTAGTATCAAATCGGTTCATAAATGGGAAGTCTGGGCAAATTTATTTGGTCCCATATAATTCAGG TGGTCATTGGACATTGTCTGCTGTGAATCCAGCTGAAGAAACCATTCACTTCATGGATCCGTTAAAGAGGCGACTCATCGCTGGTGAATGGAAAACAATTCTGGACAA CTCCATTAAAATCTACAATGCACAGAAGAATAAGAAAGGGAAGAAAACCATTCAATGGAAAAATCTTGCT GGCATTCCGGAGCAGAAAGATAGTAAGACTTGTGGGTATTGGATCATGCGCTACATGAAGGAGATAGTGGAAGATAAGAATTTGGAGTTTGCAGCTAAA tGGGAAAGAAGGACAAATCTGGTTTACACTGAAAAGGACATTGATCAAGTTCGGGCAGAATGGGCGAAGCATGTTATCATGTTTCCAGATATGTAG